From the Sphingobacteruim zhuxiongii genome, the window TATGCTCCTGCGGTACAAATTAATTTGAACAGACAGTTAATCGAAGTTGCTCATAAAAACAACATTCCTATTCAACGTCAAGCCTCTTCAAGATTTACTGGGACAGATACTGATGCTTTCGCCTATTCGAATGGAGGGGTGCCTTCCGCGTTAATATCATTACCTTTGCGATATATGCACACCACTGTAGAAATGGTGCATAAAGATGACGTTGATAATGTCATTAAATTGATTTATGAAGTGCTTCGCTCTATAGAAAAAGATCAAGATTTTAGAACATTCAGTAAATAATAATAAACAATCTAACAAACCATGGAAGATAATAATTTCAATAACCCGGAGGCGCAAGAGATTAGCATAGAGCTTAGTGAAGAAATTGCCGAGGGCGTATATTCTAACCTAGCGATCATTACACATTCTAATACAGAATTCGTTATAGACTTTGTGCGCATTATGCCTGGCGTACCTAAGGCAAAAGTAAAGTCAAGAATCGTATTGACACCAGAGCACGCTAAACGTCTGATGAGCGCATTGCAAGATAATGTTAATCGTTTTGAGGGGCAAAATGGGAAAATTGATTCTAAAGATGTCGCTTTTCCATTAAACTTTGGTGGTCCGAAAGGAGAGGCATAATCTTTTTTTAACAAATCTTAAGAGACAAAAAAGCATCCAATCATTGGATGCTTTTTTTTATTAATGTGTGTAGATAAATTTTATCTTTATGTGGAATGAATCGGAGGATAAGTTTTAGCCTGATAAAACAGGGCTTGTCGGCCGCAGCCTGTAATTTTAACCTAGAATTTTCTACACAATATTGATTTTATATGGAAGAACTCTTTAATGCGATGACATTTGAAGAAGCTTTCGAACGCTTTATCAAAGGACAAAAAGCAGTGGATTATGGGGTCCGTCAGCCAGAAGCGGTTATGCTGTCTAACGGATATCAGGCTTTTCCTTGTGGATACTATACACTGTTTGAAAATGGATTCAAATTAATAGTGTCTGGCTTTAATGTAAGCCCTAAGTCTTCTCAACATGAAGCATGGGTATTGGATGAAGATGATCGACCAGTTGGCTATAAAGAGGAAGCATTTATAGACTTTGATTAAGGTACATTTAACTGGTTGTATGAATTCCCAAAACCGAAACAATGAACATTGAAGACTGAACCGATATTTCATTTAGGATTCTAAATCGAATATATCTGTTTTAAGAACTGGAATGGCTTTTGCATAATAATCGTTAACATATGGATATTAAAGTAAGAAACCTTAGTAAACGAGATTACAAGGATTTAAAGTCTTCCATGGAGGAGGCTTATCATGGATTAGTAGGGGATGCTTGGACAAAAGAGAATATCGTTGATTTAATAGATATTTTCCCTGAAGGGCAAATTGCTGTAGAAGTCAATGGGAAAGTTGTCGCATGTGCGTTATCAATTGTGATCGACTCCAGTAAAACCAATATATACGATAAATATTATTCGATTATCGATGATGGTAAATTTGATAAACATGATTACGAAGGAGATACCATGTATGGTATCGAAGTATTCGTGCATCCAGATTTTCGATCGCTACGATTAGGTCGAAGATTATATGATGCGCGTAAAGAATTATGTGAAGAGATGAACTTGCAACGTATTGTTGCAGGAGGTCGTATTCCGAACTACCATAATTACTCGGATTCGATGACGCCGCGTACTTATATTGAGAAAGTCAAACGTAAAGAAATTTACGATCCTACCTTAACATTTCAGTTGTCGAATGATTTCCACGTTAAAAAAGTATTAAAGAACTACCTTCCCGAAGATTCTGAATCGAAGGAAGTGGCGACTTTGCTGGAATGGAACAACATCTATTATGAACCAGATTCCCGTTCGGTATCTGCATCGAAGCGAACAATTCGCTTGGGACTTGTGCAATGGCAAATGCGATTGCTAAAAGATATTCAGGAGTTTTATGATCAGGTAGAATTCTTTGTCGATACAGTCAGCGACTACGGTACGGATTTTATTATGTTTCCGGAGTTCTTCAATACGCCATTGATGAGTCCTTATAACGAGCTCCCAGAACGCATGGCGATGGAAAAATTGGCGGAACATACGAAAGAAATTATAGATAAAATACAGCAGTTTGCAGTATCTTATAATGTCAATATTATCGCTGGTTCTATGCCGGTAATGGAGCGAGGCAAGCTTTACAATGTATCCTACTTGTGTCATCGCAATGGTAGTTTAGACTCCTATAAAAAGGTGCACATTACGCCGAATGAGTTAAAGTATTATGGCTTAGTTGGAGGAAACGAGATTAAAGTGTTTGATACCGATTGCGGTAAAATAGGTTTGCTGATCTGCTATGATGTCGAATTCCCTGAGCTTGGACGTATATTGGCTGATCAAGGAATGCAAATTCTATTTGTTCCATTTATGACGGATACGCAGAATGGTTATATTCGTGTTCGTTCATGTGCGCAGGCAAGAGCCATTGAAAATGAATGTTATGTTGCCATTGCTGGTTCTGTTGGTAACTTGCCGAGGGTCAATAACATGGATATTCAATATTCTCAATCAGCAGTGTTTACACCTTCCGACTTTGCTTTTCCCAATAATGCGATAAAAGCAGAAGCAACACCAAACACCGAAATGGTGCTTATTGCAGACGTAGATCTTTATGCATTAAAAGATTTAAATGAATACGGTACAGTTAAAATACTTCGAGATCGAAGAAAAGATTTATATGAAGTCAAGCTTTTAAAAGACTAGAAAATAAAAGAGCCGTATTTAATACGGCTCTTTTATTTTCTATAGTAAGCTAGTTGCTATCTAATGACATGGAAATGCCTATAGTTCCCTTACCCAAATATTCCTAAAGTTTACTAAATCACCATGATCTTGTAGCGAAATAGAACCAGGACCATGGACTTTAAGCTTTGGTAACCCGATATACTCCGTTGTGCCTTGAAGTTCTGTGTTATATTGTACGACAACGCCATTATGTAAAAGTGTTACTTGACCACGCTTAATTAAGTGCCCATCCTTATTGAATTTTGGAGCAGTGTACAATACATCGTAGGTATGCCATCCATCTTCTGGTTTGCGAACTTCCACTAGGGGAGGTGTTTGCTTATAAAGGCTTCCAGCTTGTCCATTGACGTATGTTTTATTATCATCATTATCCAAAACTTGGATCTCATAAGCCCCATCGCTTAAAAACAATCCGCTATTTCCTCTTCCTTGTCCTTCACCTTTGATAACTTCGGGGCTCTTCCACTCAATATGCAATTGGATATCACCGAACTTACGCTTAGTCTGGATGCCTCCAGTTTTTGGAGCGACAGTCAGCACACCATTTTTTACAGTCCATTGCGGAGCACTTGTTTTGTCCTTGTCACTAACCCATTCATTTAAGTTTGTGCCATCAAATAGAACAATAGCATCGCTGGGAGCAGCATGTGATTTCGTATTCACTACGCGAACCTTTGGTTCATAAAACTCGGTGTCTTGCGGTTGAAATTTAGTCTGCGCATTGGAATTTAACGCAAAAGCTAGAGATGCTAATAAAAAGCTGTATTTGTACATAGGTTTAAGTTATTTTAGGTTAATATAAGAAATATGTCTAATTTTATTTAACATCATCCGTTAAAACTTTTAGATAATGGCTCAAATAACACAGAAAATCGCTCTTGAAAACGTTCGTTTCTTTTCACCTATTGGATATTACGAGGAAGAACAATTATTAGGAAACGAGTTTTTTGTAAACGTATCTGTAAGTTTCCCTTTTAAAAATCCTGATTCCGAGGATATTTCAAATACCCTAAATTACGAAGACTTGTATCGTATTCTCTCAGAGGTTATGAGTCCGCGCCGTAAGCTTTTGGAATCTGCTGCTGAAGATATCTTAAATAAGCTTTTAGAAGGCTATGCGGATATCGAACAGATTGCAATCAGTATCAAAAAGATGAATCCTCCTTTCGGTGGTGACTTAGCTAGTTCTGTTGTATCGCTCGATTTCCAACGTTAAACTTTTATTAACGCATATAATTCACTCCTTTTTAACGTTATTCCATTTATAAGGAAGCGCCTGTTAATTGTTGTTTCGGACATTTTGACCTGTTGTTTTGATTGCGATATGTCAAAATAGCAGATAAATAGAGCGCTAAATGCTTTGGTATGTAAGTTGAATAACAAGAAATGTATTCGAATAGAATAGTAAATAAATAAGTATAAAATATAAGGAGGAAATATATTATGGCATTAATTAAATTACCTGGAAAATCTTACAACACTGACGCAGTGAACCCATTCGTTAACAACGTATTTGATAACTTATTCAACGATTCTTTTATTTCTGATCGTTTAGTTACCAGAGTTCCTGCAGTAAACATTACAGAATCAGCTGATGCATTCAGTATTGAAGTTGCAGCACCTGGTTTACAAAAATCAGATTTCAAGATTAATGTAGATAAAAACATTATCTCGATTTCTGTAGAAAAACAAGAAGAAAAAGAAGAAAACGGTAAAGTATATAGTAAAAAAGAATTTAGCTATACTTCCTTTTCTAGATCCTTCACCTTACCTGATATCGTTGACTACGCAAATATCGATGCTAGTTACGAGAGTGGTGTCTTAGCCGTGAAAATTGGTAAAAAGGAAGAAGCGATTGTTGCAAAAAGACTTATAGAGGTTAAGTAAGAGGATTAGTTGTGGTTAGTTGAAAGGGGCTGTCTGTTAGACAGCCCCTTTTTTATTTGTCATTTTAATGTCTGAATATACGTAATGCTTTTGACTACTTAACACTGTTAAGTAGTTTTGTTTTACATGACGGATATTAAAGAGAAAAAGCAAAAGCATAAAGAGGATCTTAAATTGACGATTCTTGAGGCCGCGAAGAAGTTATTTGTGCAGGAGGGCTATGAATCCACTTCAATTCGAAAGATAGCTAAGGAGATTGGGTTTAGCCCGACAACCATTTACTTATATTACAAAGACAAAAACGATATTGTCTATGCTCTCCATCGAGAAGGTTTCCAACTGTTAAGACAACAATTTGGCGCGCTAGAATCTGTTGATGATCCTTTCCAACGTATTAAAGCCTTAGGACGAGTTTATATAGATTTTGCTTTCCGAAATCCTGATTATTATCAAGTTATGTTTATGATGAAAGAGCCGATGACCTTTCTAGAGACGCATTGTGCACATGAGCAATGGCCTGAAGGAGAGCGAGCATTCGATTTCCTTCGCGGAACAGTCGCACAATGCCAAGAACAAGGTTGGTTTAAAGGTCTAGATGGAAACTTTGTAGCCCTTCAAACCTGGGGAGCAGTGCATGGTCTAGTGACGTTATATCTCTCTGAGCATATGAGTAAGATTGCTGAAAATCTTGCGCTTGAACTCAGTGTAAGGGAATTGGTTAATAAATCATTTGAAGTGTTCGTAACATTTATTGAGCAGTCTAAAAAGTAAAAATTCACAATAACTTAACACTGTTAATGATGAAAACAGTAAATATTCATTTCCCTATCCTCATTCTCCTATTGTTGCTAGGTAAGGTTGGTATCGCTCAAGAATCCATCCTAGATACGTATGTCAAACAAGGGCTAGATAGCAATTTGGTACTAGTCGAGAAAGATTTATCGTTGAAGAAAGCGATGAACGGATTAGAAGTTGCACGCAGTATGTTTCTACCTAATATTACGTTCGATCTTACCTATTCGCATGCGGATGGTGGACGTTCAATTGATCTACCAGTCGGCGATATGTTAAATCCAGTTTATGCGACGCTGAATCAGCTTACAAATTCACAGAACTTTCCACAAATAGCGAACGAGAAAATAAACTTCCTTCCTAAAAATTATTATGATGCGAAGATTAGAACAGCGGTTCCTATTATCAATACAGATCTTAAGCATAATAAAACTATACGTGAACAGGTATTAAAAATGTCAAAGCAAGAAATAGAACTTTACCAACGGGAGTTGGTCAAGGACATTAAGGTTGCTTATTTTAACTATCTAAGTGCCCTTGATGCGGTCTCTATTTATAAAAACGCAATAAGCCTAGCCAATGAAGGCAAACGTGTCAATCAGAAGCTGTTAGATGCCGGAAAGGGATTGCCAGCTTACGTAATCCGAGCTGACGCTGAAATAGCACAACAGGAATCGAAGTTAGCGGAGGCAGAACAGCAATTGCTAAACGCACAATATTACTTTAATGCTTTATTGAACCGTAGCGCGACCGCTAAAATTGATATCCTTGCGGTGCAAGGTTCCATTGAAAGAACTTCCCCAGAGACCTTATCCGTAGGTATTGAAGGTAGAGAAGAGCTGAAATCCTTAAGCGACAACATTGCAATTCAAGAAACAGTACTTGAAATGAATAAGCAAGTATTTGTCCCGAAACTGAGCGCATTTTTAGATCTTGGTTCTCAAGCTGAAGGATTACGCGTAAGTAGCAAATCACAGTATTATATGATTGGTGCCCAATTGAGCTTTCCAATTTTTGCGGGCAATAGAAATCGCTTAAAGATTCAAGAAGGTCAAATCGCCGTAGCTGAGGCAGAGAATAAATTGGCGCAAGCAAAACAAAAGCTAGAGCTCTCCGCAAACATGGCTAAAAATGAACTCGTCGCTACGCAAAAGAATTTCGAAAGCTCGAAGATTCAGATGGAGGCAGCCGCAACCTATCAGCGATTAATACAACGTGGGTTCAATGAAGGTGTCAATACTTACTTAGAAACAATAGACGCACGTTCGCAGTATACCAATGCGAAACTCGCTCACAATATAGCCGCGTTCAAATTACTGTCCGCTGCCGCGAAATTTGAAAGAGAAACCGCAAGCTATCCATTAAACTAATTTCCACATGAAAACAAACCTTACAAGTATTGCTCTGGCAATCATATTATTCAGCAGCTGTCATCAGGAAAAAAGAACTGCAGGAATCCCAGTGCAGGACACCATACCGGTTAAATTAATACCTCTTCAACAAAACGGGAGAGCGACAATTATTGAGGCAACGGGTGTCTTTACAACCGATGATGAGACGCTTTTAGGATTTAAGAATGGAGGAGTTATCTCCCGCGTTTTTGTGAAAGAAGGGGATCCTGTACGGAAAGGACAAGTGCTGGCGGCAGTGCATACTTCAGAGGTGGACGCAAAAGCCGGACAAGCACGCTTAGGCGTAGAGAAAGCAAGACGGGACTATGAAAGAGCAGAGAAATTATACCGAGATAGTGTTGCTACGCTAGAACAATTGCAAAATGCCAAAACGGCTCTTGCCGTTGCTCAAGAGGACTTAAAATCGGTCGGTTTTAATCAACAATATTCACAGATTCATTCACCTGTATCGGGCTATGTATTGGCGAAGCTTGCCAATGAAGGACAGGTTGTGGGGCCAGGAACACCCGTGTTACAAGTGAATGGCGCAAATAATGGGACATGGATGTTAAAAGTTGGTGTGAGTGATAGTCAATGGGCACTTATAAAGGTAGGGGATAAAGCAAGTATACAAACTGACGCCATTCCTAATACTACGCTGCAAGCTCGTGTTGCAAAGAAATCCGAAGGCTTAGATCCGCAATCTGGGACCTTCAGTATACATTTAGTCTTGCAAGAAAAGCCTAGTGGAAAGCTTGCTTCTGGGGTGTTCGGTAAGTCGCAAATTGCTGTGAGTCCAGTAGCATCCAATAATAATTGGCGAATTCCATTCTCGGCTTTATTAGATGGTAATGGTTCCGAAGGATATGTTTTTGTGAGTGTTGACGGTAAGACGGCCAAGAAGCAAAAAGTTACGGTAGCCTCAATTGAAAAGGAAGAAGTTTTAATCTCTGCGGGATTAGAGGATGCGAGTGCGCTAATTATATCTGGATCGCCATATCTACAAGATGGTTCTCCAATCACGGTGAAAAAATAAAAGGATAACTCATGAGTTTGATTAAATATCCGATAAAGAACTACCAATTTACAATGATCATGGTTTTGATGATCATGTTGGTAGCTGCGACATCCCTGATGACGATGCCGCGCGCAGAAGATCCAGATATGAAAGCTGTAAGCTTTCCTGTAATCGTCGTACAGCCAGGTACCAATCCGAAGGATATGGAACAACTGATTGTAAAACCTTTGGAAGCGCGTTTCTATGGTTTAGATGATATTAAGCGAATTAAGACCACTATAAATAATAGCGTTGCATTCTTTTTTGTCGAGTTTGAATACGGAACAGATTATGACGATAAATATCAAGAACTTGTTCGTGAACTAAATGCTGCTGGACCAGAACTCCCCGATAATATCTACAGCATGGAAGTCAAAAAGATTGACCCGACGAATGTCTCCGTTATTCAGCTGGCGTTAGTATCTGAGAATGCATCTCAATCTACGATGAAAGGTTTGGCCGATAAACTTAAGCAGGAACTTGAAAAAGTAAAATCACTGAAGGAGGTCGAAATCTCTGGACTGCCCGATCAACAAATTCGTATTGATATCGATCAAGCAAAAATTGCAGAATTAGGGATACCGATGAATAGAATTATTCAAGCGGTTCAAAGTGAAAATCAAAATATACCTGCCGGTTCTGTGAATGCTGGAAACAAGACGTTTAGCGTTAAAACATCCGGTAATTATCAACAAATTGAAGATATTAAGAATACCATTATTGCCAGCGGACAAGGAAAAAATATAATCCTGAAGGAAGTCGCGACAATCTATCCAACTTTTGCAACGAACAATCATATCACTCGTCTAAATGGATATAATGCGATATTGATAAATGCGGCTCAAAAAATTGGAAAGAATATATCGGACACACAAAAAGACTATCAAAAAGTCTTAGATAAGTTTGAGAATTCACTTCCAGAGAATGTGGATATGATTGTCAATTTCGATCAAGCGAATAATGTAAACAACAGACTAAGTGGATTGGGAATAGATTTCGCTATAGCAATTGTATTAGTGCTTTTTACGTTATTACCCTTGGGTACTCGGGCATCTTTAGTTGTCATGATTGCCATTCCACTGTCTTTAGGATTAGGAGTCATTGCAATGAATTCTTTCGGCTATTCGTTGAATCAGTTGAGTATTGTTGGTTTCGTTGTAGCACTTGGTTTAGTTGTAGACGACAGTATCGTCGTTGTTGAGAATATCGAACGTTGGATGCGCGAAGGCTATAGCCGCTTGGAGGCATCGATTAAAGGAACCGAGCAGATTGCGTTGGCCGTTCTAGGTTGTACCGTTACACTCGTTATTGCATTTATGCCTTTGGTCTTTATGCCCGAAATGGCAGGTGAATTTATACGCTCCATGCCAATCGCAGTAATTACCTCTGTAATCGGTTCTATGTTAATTGCTTTGCTCGTCGTCCCATTTCTTGCCAGTAAGCTCTTGAAGCCGCATGAACATGAAGGTGGAAATGCAATCCTTAGGGGGATGCAAAACATCATCCATAAAAGTTATGGCGTCTTCTTAGATAAAGCGTTGAAACATCCCGGTCGAACTACCTTGATTGCTTTAGCAATATTCTTAGGCTCGCTAGCTTTGATTCCAGTAGTCGGATTCAGTTTGTTCCCTCCATCCGAGAAACCACAGTTCATGATTCATATTACCAGTGAATTACAGGATAATATGGAGACGACCAACCGAATTACGAAAGATATCGAACAGCAACTAAAAGCAATGCCCGATGTAAAGTATTTTACATCAAATGTTGGAAAGGGGAATCCTCGAGTGTATTACAACATGCAGCAAGGACAGGAAAACGTTTCCTATGCTGATATCTTTGTCCAATTGCATGGCGACGTAAAATCGGATAAAAAAATCGAAATGATTGAACAATTACGGAAACAATGGACACCCTATTTAGGCGCAAAGGTCGAGGTTCGAAACTTTGAGCAAGGTGTTCCAGTGATTTCGCCGGTAGAGGTTCGCATTTTTGGGGATAATTTAGACACATTACGTAACCTCGCTGCTCAAGTCGAAGACCTACTGAAGAATACAGCAGGATCTGAATATGTCAATAACCCGATTAAGAATAACAAAACCGACCTACGTGTCAATATCAATCGTGAGAAAGCGATGGCGCTTGGTGTACCCACTTCGTCAATTGATCAAACAATTCGTGTCGCATTAGCAGGATATACGGTGGGCACTTATTCTGATCCGAATAAAGACGATAATGACTACCAAATCGTCGTTTCTGTACCGCGTGCAAAAGATGCCACGATCGAGACTTTAGAAGGTGTGTTCGTCGACAACGTAGCTGGTAAAGCAATTCCACTTGCTCAATTAGCGAGCTTAACTTTCGAAGTGTCGCCTTCCAATATTTACCATATCAATAAGGAACGTACTGTTTCTGTCAATTCTTTTGTTGCCAAAGGCTATAGTAATGATGAAGTGATTAATGCGGTAATTGAACAAATGGAGAAATTTCCTTTGCCAAGCGGTTATACCTACGAAATGGGAGGAGAGGTGGAGAGTCGAGAAACGGCTTTCGGAGGTTTCGGAACAATTATATTGATTACCGTATTTATGTTTATAGCCGTACTGATTCTCGAGTTTAAAACATTCAAAAGCACGTTGATTGTCCTTTCGGTAATTCCGTTAGGTATTGTCGGTGCGGTAATTGCCTTGTTGTTTACAGGAAATACCTTGTCATTTGTTGCAACAATTGGGATCGTTGCGTTAGCAGGGATAGAAGTAAAGAATACCATCTTATTGGTTGACTTTACAAATCAATTGAGAAGAGAAGGAGTGGCTTTGAATGAAGCGATCGAGAAGGCTGGGGAAATACGATTCCTTCCAATTATCTTAACTTCTTTGACGGCAATTGGGGGATTGATGCCGATTGCATGGTCATCGAATCCACTCATTTCACCTTTAGCGATCGTTATGATAGGCGGACTGATTAGTTCTACGCTCTTATCGCGTATCGTTACGCCTGTGGTTTACAAATTAATACCACCGAAAATAGAGATGGAAAAGCTTGTTCATATAGAAGATGGAAAGAGCGAGTAAACGGTTTCGGTTGATTTAAGAGCGAAAGGTCGATTAAATAGCATGTTGGCTATTAATCGACCTTTCGATTTATCTATATTGCGCCTAATCTGCGTGCCTCAAAACAACACTGATGTTTATTTAGCGTCGTAGTATTTTTGTACTTGATCCCAATTAACGATAGACCAAAAATTACCCACATAGTCAGGACGTTTATTTTGGTATTTTAAATAATAAGCATGCTCCCATACATCCAAACCTAAGATCGGTTTTCCTTGTAATGCTACGCCTTTCATCAGAGGGTTGTCTTGGTTTGCAGTACCACC encodes:
- a CDS encoding DUF3467 domain-containing protein — its product is MEDNNFNNPEAQEISIELSEEIAEGVYSNLAIITHSNTEFVIDFVRIMPGVPKAKVKSRIVLTPEHAKRLMSALQDNVNRFEGQNGKIDSKDVAFPLNFGGPKGEA
- a CDS encoding carbon-nitrogen hydrolase family protein, translated to MDIKVRNLSKRDYKDLKSSMEEAYHGLVGDAWTKENIVDLIDIFPEGQIAVEVNGKVVACALSIVIDSSKTNIYDKYYSIIDDGKFDKHDYEGDTMYGIEVFVHPDFRSLRLGRRLYDARKELCEEMNLQRIVAGGRIPNYHNYSDSMTPRTYIEKVKRKEIYDPTLTFQLSNDFHVKKVLKNYLPEDSESKEVATLLEWNNIYYEPDSRSVSASKRTIRLGLVQWQMRLLKDIQEFYDQVEFFVDTVSDYGTDFIMFPEFFNTPLMSPYNELPERMAMEKLAEHTKEIIDKIQQFAVSYNVNIIAGSMPVMERGKLYNVSYLCHRNGSLDSYKKVHITPNELKYYGLVGGNEIKVFDTDCGKIGLLICYDVEFPELGRILADQGMQILFVPFMTDTQNGYIRVRSCAQARAIENECYVAIAGSVGNLPRVNNMDIQYSQSAVFTPSDFAFPNNAIKAEATPNTEMVLIADVDLYALKDLNEYGTVKILRDRRKDLYEVKLLKD
- a CDS encoding 3-keto-disaccharide hydrolase, with the translated sequence MYKYSFLLASLAFALNSNAQTKFQPQDTEFYEPKVRVVNTKSHAAPSDAIVLFDGTNLNEWVSDKDKTSAPQWTVKNGVLTVAPKTGGIQTKRKFGDIQLHIEWKSPEVIKGEGQGRGNSGLFLSDGAYEIQVLDNDDNKTYVNGQAGSLYKQTPPLVEVRKPEDGWHTYDVLYTAPKFNKDGHLIKRGQVTLLHNGVVVQYNTELQGTTEYIGLPKLKVHGPGSISLQDHGDLVNFRNIWVREL
- the folB gene encoding dihydroneopterin aldolase, whose product is MAQITQKIALENVRFFSPIGYYEEEQLLGNEFFVNVSVSFPFKNPDSEDISNTLNYEDLYRILSEVMSPRRKLLESAAEDILNKLLEGYADIEQIAISIKKMNPPFGGDLASSVVSLDFQR
- a CDS encoding Hsp20/alpha crystallin family protein, with product MALIKLPGKSYNTDAVNPFVNNVFDNLFNDSFISDRLVTRVPAVNITESADAFSIEVAAPGLQKSDFKINVDKNIISISVEKQEEKEENGKVYSKKEFSYTSFSRSFTLPDIVDYANIDASYESGVLAVKIGKKEEAIVAKRLIEVK
- a CDS encoding TetR/AcrR family transcriptional regulator, translating into MTDIKEKKQKHKEDLKLTILEAAKKLFVQEGYESTSIRKIAKEIGFSPTTIYLYYKDKNDIVYALHREGFQLLRQQFGALESVDDPFQRIKALGRVYIDFAFRNPDYYQVMFMMKEPMTFLETHCAHEQWPEGERAFDFLRGTVAQCQEQGWFKGLDGNFVALQTWGAVHGLVTLYLSEHMSKIAENLALELSVRELVNKSFEVFVTFIEQSKK
- a CDS encoding TolC family protein; the encoded protein is MMKTVNIHFPILILLLLLGKVGIAQESILDTYVKQGLDSNLVLVEKDLSLKKAMNGLEVARSMFLPNITFDLTYSHADGGRSIDLPVGDMLNPVYATLNQLTNSQNFPQIANEKINFLPKNYYDAKIRTAVPIINTDLKHNKTIREQVLKMSKQEIELYQRELVKDIKVAYFNYLSALDAVSIYKNAISLANEGKRVNQKLLDAGKGLPAYVIRADAEIAQQESKLAEAEQQLLNAQYYFNALLNRSATAKIDILAVQGSIERTSPETLSVGIEGREELKSLSDNIAIQETVLEMNKQVFVPKLSAFLDLGSQAEGLRVSSKSQYYMIGAQLSFPIFAGNRNRLKIQEGQIAVAEAENKLAQAKQKLELSANMAKNELVATQKNFESSKIQMEAAATYQRLIQRGFNEGVNTYLETIDARSQYTNAKLAHNIAAFKLLSAAAKFERETASYPLN
- a CDS encoding efflux RND transporter periplasmic adaptor subunit, which encodes MKTNLTSIALAIILFSSCHQEKRTAGIPVQDTIPVKLIPLQQNGRATIIEATGVFTTDDETLLGFKNGGVISRVFVKEGDPVRKGQVLAAVHTSEVDAKAGQARLGVEKARRDYERAEKLYRDSVATLEQLQNAKTALAVAQEDLKSVGFNQQYSQIHSPVSGYVLAKLANEGQVVGPGTPVLQVNGANNGTWMLKVGVSDSQWALIKVGDKASIQTDAIPNTTLQARVAKKSEGLDPQSGTFSIHLVLQEKPSGKLASGVFGKSQIAVSPVASNNNWRIPFSALLDGNGSEGYVFVSVDGKTAKKQKVTVASIEKEEVLISAGLEDASALIISGSPYLQDGSPITVKK
- a CDS encoding efflux RND transporter permease subunit, which codes for MSLIKYPIKNYQFTMIMVLMIMLVAATSLMTMPRAEDPDMKAVSFPVIVVQPGTNPKDMEQLIVKPLEARFYGLDDIKRIKTTINNSVAFFFVEFEYGTDYDDKYQELVRELNAAGPELPDNIYSMEVKKIDPTNVSVIQLALVSENASQSTMKGLADKLKQELEKVKSLKEVEISGLPDQQIRIDIDQAKIAELGIPMNRIIQAVQSENQNIPAGSVNAGNKTFSVKTSGNYQQIEDIKNTIIASGQGKNIILKEVATIYPTFATNNHITRLNGYNAILINAAQKIGKNISDTQKDYQKVLDKFENSLPENVDMIVNFDQANNVNNRLSGLGIDFAIAIVLVLFTLLPLGTRASLVVMIAIPLSLGLGVIAMNSFGYSLNQLSIVGFVVALGLVVDDSIVVVENIERWMREGYSRLEASIKGTEQIALAVLGCTVTLVIAFMPLVFMPEMAGEFIRSMPIAVITSVIGSMLIALLVVPFLASKLLKPHEHEGGNAILRGMQNIIHKSYGVFLDKALKHPGRTTLIALAIFLGSLALIPVVGFSLFPPSEKPQFMIHITSELQDNMETTNRITKDIEQQLKAMPDVKYFTSNVGKGNPRVYYNMQQGQENVSYADIFVQLHGDVKSDKKIEMIEQLRKQWTPYLGAKVEVRNFEQGVPVISPVEVRIFGDNLDTLRNLAAQVEDLLKNTAGSEYVNNPIKNNKTDLRVNINREKAMALGVPTSSIDQTIRVALAGYTVGTYSDPNKDDNDYQIVVSVPRAKDATIETLEGVFVDNVAGKAIPLAQLASLTFEVSPSNIYHINKERTVSVNSFVAKGYSNDEVINAVIEQMEKFPLPSGYTYEMGGEVESRETAFGGFGTIILITVFMFIAVLILEFKTFKSTLIVLSVIPLGIVGAVIALLFTGNTLSFVATIGIVALAGIEVKNTILLVDFTNQLRREGVALNEAIEKAGEIRFLPIILTSLTAIGGLMPIAWSSNPLISPLAIVMIGGLISSTLLSRIVTPVVYKLIPPKIEMEKLVHIEDGKSE